The Polyangium aurulentum genomic interval CCGACGTCGATGTCTATGGGTTCGACAACAGCGCGCCGTGCAGCGGCACGAGCTGCGCGGATTGCGGCACGAGCTGCGCGCGAGGTCAGTACGAGAATGCGGGGGCGAACCCCGCCTGGGCGCAGCAGAAGAAGACCGTCGTGCTGGACGCCAACGCCGCTTATAAGCCCGCCGAGCGGATGATGCACGAGTTCGGCCACATCGCCGACTATGCCGCGAGGAAATACCGATTCGGGACGGGCTACGGCTACGACGGCGACACCGGGTGGAGCTCCACGAGCCTCGAGTGGCGTCCCTCCGCGCTCCACGAGGGGTATGCCACCTTCGTCTCGATGGTCTCGCTCTACGACGACATCGCCACGGAGCCGCGGACCTGCCTGAGCAGCTCGCATTGCTACACGAGCGGGCACGACGTGGAAGAGAGCCACCAGGGCTCCTGCACCACCGAGGAGGGTCGCATGGCGATCAGCGCGACGCGCTTCTTCTGGGACATCATTGACACGCCGAACGACGGCAGCGACAGCCTCGACCACAGCTTCTACGTCTTCCCCGACTCGGTTGCCGCGTGGCCCTGCCCGAACTATCCGGCGTGCTACGCGGACGGCGAGCTGCACGATCAATTCTCGTCCGTATCGAGCAACCTGGCCTCCACAACGGTTTCCCCGGGCGAAGAGGACGAAGGAAACGCGTGGGACTACCGGAACAACATGCTCAACAACTACTCGGGAGCGGTCGACGTGCAGGACCAGTACTTCAACAACTGCATGAACGTCTTCTAGCCGCTGATCGGGATCTCGGCAGGGTCGTACTGGTTTTTTGAAGAGCCAAGCATGGCGCGGGGCCGCTCGCCAGGACGGGAGCGGCCCCGCGGCCTCGAGGGAGCACGCATGGACCGCAAGAATCTATCGTTTCGAATCGTCGCCCTCCTGCTCGGCGCCTCGGCGACCGCATGGGTGCTCGGGCGCGCGCTCGAGCCGTCAGTGCCGGAGCCGGTGGCCACGTCGAAATCGGAGCCTCACGACAGCTCGACGCCGAGCCCGCGAAGGGACCGCGCGGCGCACGAGCGGGATACTGCCGTCAGCCCCGCGCAGGCGCAGAGCATCGCGACCACGGCGGAGACCTCGCGTCCGCGGCCGCGGCCCGCCACCGAGTGGCAAGGGATGAAGGTGGACGACGCGGAGACGTGGCCTTGCGGCGAGCGTTGCAGCATGGCGCGCGCTTGCATTGGCGGGCTGTGCGTCCCGTGCCGCGAGGACGCCCAATGCGAGGCTGGCGAGGTGTGCGTCCTCGACCACTGCGTCGTGGAGGAGCGCGTGGAGTGCAGGCGCGCGGCAGACTGCGGCAACCCCGAGGCCTTGTGCGTCCTCACCGGGTATACCTCGGGCGACCTCCGCGGGAACGGCGAGATGCGTGCGCATTGCTCGAATCCCGAGGGCGGCCAGCCGGACGGCGAGGACGAGCTCGCCGCGGACGACGAGGACGACGATGCCGTCGCCGCCGCCGCCACCGAGGATCGCTCCCCGCCGGGCTCGTCCGTCGTCGACGAGCTGCGCAATCGCGCGCGTCGGCGATGACCCTCGACCGCCGGCAGGGTGCTCGGGCAGGTCGATTTCACGTCCCGCAGAAGGTCCGGTATCCGCATGAAACATCGGACGGCGGCGGCTCGCGATACGGCGCGTGCTCGGGGACGTCGTCGTACGGGCGCGAAAGCGCGGCGAGGAGCCGCTCCATCACCGAGAGATCGTCGCCCTGCGAGGCCGCCGCCAGCGCCTCCTCGACGCGGTGGTTGCGCGGGATGACCGCTGGGCTGTTCGCGCGCATGAGGGCTTGCGCGGCCTCGAGCGGCTCGGACTGCCGCGAGAGCCGCGCCCGCCATTTCGCGAGCCACTCCTGATCGTCGATCGCGGGCGTGTCGGTCGCGAGGCTGCGCCACGTGTTCGTGTAGTCGGCGCCGCGCTCCTTCATCGCGGAGAGGAACGCCTCGGCGAGGGCGCCGTCGCCGTCCTCGGCATTGAAGAGCCCGAGCTTGCGGCGCAGGCCCGCGAGCCAGTTTTGCTCGAAGGCGGCGGGGAACTCGTTGAGCGCCGACTCGGCGAGGGCAACCGCGCGCGGCTCTTCGTCGTGCAGGAGCGGGAGGATCGCCTCCGCGAAGCGGATCAGGTTCCATTGCGCGATGCGCGGCTGATTGCCGAACGCGTAGCGGCCCTGCTGATCGATGGAGCTGAAGACGGTCGCCGGATCGTACGTGTCCATGAAGGCACACGGGCCGTAGTCGATCGTCTCGCCGCTGAGCGCCATGTTGTCGGTGTTCATGACGCCGTGGATGAACCCGCAGAGGAGCCACTTCGCGACGAGCGACGCCTGCCGGGCGATCACGGCGCGGAGCCAGGCGACGTACTTCTCGTCGCTGCCGGCCAGCGCGGCGTCGTGACGGTCGATCGCGTAGTCGGCGAGCGCGCGCAGGAGCACGGGATCGCGGCGTGCGGCCGCGTACTCGAAGGTTCCGACACGCAGGTGGCTCGCCGCGATGCGGGTCAGCACGGCGCCCGGCAGCATCGACTCGCGCATCACGGGCTCTCCGGTGGCGACGACGGCGAGGCTGCGCGTCGTCGGGACGCCGAGCGCATTCATCGCCTCGCTGACGATGTATTCGCGCAACATCGGGCCGAGCGCGGCGCGTCCGTCGCCGCGCCGCGAGAACTGCGTTCGTCCCGAGCCCTTGAGCGCGACGTCGACGCGCTTGCCGGCGGGCGTGACGTGCTCGCCGAGCAAGAGCGCACGGCCGTCGCCCAGCATGGTGAAATGGCCGAACTGGTGGCCCGCGTACGCCTGCGCGATCGGCTCGGCGCCCTCGGGCAGCGCGTTGCCGCCGAGCGTCTCGGCCGCCTCCGCGGCGAGCCGCTCCGCATCGAGCCCGAGCTCTTGCGCGAGCGCGTGATTCACGACGACCGCACGGGGCGCGCGCACCTTCGCAGGCGCGCCAGGCGCGCGGAGCTCGGCGGGCAAGCGCCGATAGGTGTTGTCGAACCTCCAACCCACGCGGGGCGCGGTGACTTCGTTTTTCTGTTCCATCTGGCAGCTCCTCGCGGTGTCGGCGTGAACGGTGCGGTCTTCGAGTAACCCTCGAACGAACCCCCCGACCGCCTCGCGACGACCGGGGGTTCGCTACTCACCGAAGGCTACGAGGCTGAGTCCGATAGGAATGGTAGCGCTTTCGCCCGAGTCAAGCCGTGGCGCCGAGCAGGAACGGGCGCCCCACGATGGGCACGCCCGTCCGTGCCGCGCCCGCCATCTGGGTCGCCGCCAGGTCGCTGTATGATGAACCGATGTCGAAGAAGAGTTCGATCGTGCGCGCGCCATCACGCACGACCGGACTCTACACGCGCAGGTACTTCCCCGTGATCGTTCCCTTGGCCTTCGCGAGCTGCGCCGGCGTGCCCTCGAAGATCACCTGCCCGCCCTTGGTGCCGCCGTCGGGCCCGAGGTCGATGATCCAGTCCGCGTTGCGGATGATGTCGAGGTTGTGCTCGATGACGACGACCGTGTTCCCCTCGTCGACGAGGCGGTCGATGATCCCGAGCAGCTTCGCGATGTCGGACATGTGGAGGCCGGTCGTCGGCTCGTCCATCACGTAGATGCTGCCGTGCTTGTGCAGCTCGCTCGCGAGCTTGATGCGCTGGCACTCGCCGCCCGAAAGCGTCGACAGCGGCTGGCCGAGCGTCAGGTACTCGAGGCCCACGTCGCGCAGCGCGCGCAGCTTGCGCAGCATCGGCCCGCGCTTCGCCGCAGCCTTGCCCTTGCCGCCCTCGAGGAACGCGAGCGCCTCGACCACCGTCATCGCGAGAAGGTCGCTGATCGACTTGCCGTCGAGGGTATACGCGAGCACCTCGTCCTTGAAGCGGCGCCCCTCACACGTCTCGCAGGGCGTCTTCACTCCATCGAGGAACGCGAGATCCGTGTAGATGACGCCGTGCCCGTTGCACGCCTCGCAGGCGCCCTTCGAGTTGAAGCTGAACAGGCCGGCGTCGACGTCGTTCGCATCGGCGAGCTCCTTGCGCAGGTCGTCCATCACGCCCGTGTAGGTCGCTGGCGTCGAGCGGCTCGACGTGCCGATCGCCGATTGATCGATCACGACCGCGCTCGGGTGGGCGGGCACGAAGGCCTCGAAGATGAGCGAGCTCTTGCCCGACCCGGCGACCCCCGTGACCACCGTCAGCACGCCGGTCGGCACGTCGACGCTGACGTCCTGCAGGTTGTTCGCCTTCGCGTGCGTGATCGCGAGCTTGCCCGTCGGCTTGCGGACGGCCGTCTTCAGCGGCAGCGCCTTGCCGAGGTGCTCGCCCGTCAGCGTCTGCGCGGAGAGCAGCTGCTCGTACGTGCCTTCGAACACCACACGTCCGCCCTTCGTACCGGCGTGCGGTCCGACGTCGACGATGTGGTCGGCGATCGCGATGACGTCCGGATCGTGTTCGACGACGAGGATCGTGTTGCCCTTGTCGCGCAGCTTGCGGAGCAGCTCGCCGAGCCGGTGCACGTCGCGCGGGTGCAGGCCGACGCTCGGCTCGTCGAAGATGTACATGACGTCGACCAGGCTCGAGCCGAGCGCCTTCACCATCTTCACGCGCTGCGACTCGCCGCCCGACAGCGTGTCGGTGGGCCGCTCGAGCGACAGGTAGCCGAGCCCGATGTCGACGACGCTCTGCAGCCGCTCCGCCAGCGACGCGATGATGGGCGCCGCCTCCTTGCTCTTCAGGCCGCGCACCACCGGCACGAGCGCCTCGATCTCGAGCTCGGTCAGGTCCGCGATGTTGTAGCCCTCGATCCGGCAGCCGAGCGCCGCCTGACTCAGGCGCTTGCCCTTGCACAGGGTGCACGGCCCCATGGTCAGGTACGGCTCGACGGCCTTCTGCGTCCGCTCCGACAGCGTCTTGATGTCGCGCTTGATGTAGGCCTTCGTGAACTTCGTGATGATCCCCATCCACGTGAGGTTCATCGGCGCGCCGTTGAAGTTGCCCTTGATCTTGCGCTCCGTGCCGTGGAGCAGCAGATCCATCTCCTCCTTCGTGAACTTCGACAGCTTCTTCTTCGGGTCGAAGAGGCCGCACGTCGCGTAGACGTTGTTCTCCCACGCCGCGAACACCGGGACCTGCACGGCGCCCTCCGATAGCGACTTCGACAGGTCGAGGAAGCCTTCGGCCTTCACGCCCAGCTTCTTCCCGATGCCGTTGCACTCGGGGCACATGCCCTGTGGGTCGTTGAAGGAGAACACGTTCGAGTAACCGACGTGCGGCTTGCCGATCCGCGAGAACAAAAGGCGCAGGAGCGGGTTGATGTCGGTCACCGTGCCGACCGTGGAGTGCGACCCGCCGCCGAGTCGCTTCTGGTCGACGATGACGGCCATGCTGAGGCCCTCGATCGAGTCGGCGGCCGGCTGCGGATAGCGCGGCAGGAAGTTCCGCACGAACATGCTGAAGTTCTCGAAGAGCTGCCGCTGCGCCTCGGACGCGATCGTGTCGAAGACGATCGAGGATTTTCCCGAGCCCGATACGCCGGTGAAGATCGTGATCTGGTGCTTCGGGATGCGCAGCGAGACGTCGCGCAGGTTGTTCTCGCGTGCGCCCCGGATCTCGATGTGTGTCGCGACCATGGCGCGCTTGTAGCAAACTTGGGCGCGCGCGTGTTCGGTGCCGTATCCTGGCCATGATGTCCAGGCGCGAGGTCGAGCTTCGTTTCGACGACACCGGCAACCTGATCGGCCACGACGGGGCTCGCTACCCGAAGATCGCGTGGAGATCGCCCCTCGCAAAAAGGCTCACCTTCGCCACCCAGCATCCTTCGAAGGCGTCGCGGATCGAGGGCGCTCACGCGCGCTGGCTCGCGCCGACGTTCGTCTCTGCCGAGGAGCGCGCCGCCGTGGAATCGTGGGTGGTGAGCGCGGCCGTGTATCTCGGTTCCCCCGGGCTCGATCGGGATCGGATCCTCACCCTTCATCCCCACCTGGGCGCTTTCGTGCGTCGAGAATCAGCGGCGTTCGAAGGGTTCCTCGGCGAGATCCGCGATCCGCCGATGCGACCGCGATCGGGGCGAGGGCCTCGACGCATCGCGATCGTGTTCAACGAGTATGGCGGTGGAACGCGCGCGGTCGCAGACGCCATCACCGAGCTGCTGCGCGAGACGGATCGCTACGAGCCGGTCCCCCTCAGCATGCAGGCCGATATCCTCGGATCGCTCGATCCGCTCGAGCGGGTCTTCGGCATCGGCGCGGCGGAGATCTACAATCGCATCCTCGCCGCCGACGGCGACATGTCGCTGGCGGATGCGTACTACGACGCGCTCGGCGCGCTCCGCGATTACTTTCTCCCGTCGGCGGTCGAGAGAGCATGCGACGTCGTCGCGGCCCGAGGCGCGGATCACGTCCTCTCGACCCTCTCCGCCCATATCGGGCTGACGCAGCTCGCGCGTGTGGGAATTCCCTTCACCATCGTCCACCCGGACTTCGGCATCTTCCCTGCGCTCCACGGCTCGGTTCACGACGCCGATCCCTTTGCGAAGCGATATGGCACCGCTGGCCCCGCGCCCTACCGGATGTTCGACGCCGAGCGCGTGACGATTGGTCTGTCCTCGGACCAGCCCGAGCCCGCGCTCGACGCGATGCGCGAAGTGCTGGGGGAAAGCTACGATCGCCTCGTCCGCGTCATCGGATACCCGACGAGGCGCCCGTTTTCACGATGCAACGACCCCGAGGAGATCGCGCGGCTTCGGGCCGGTCTCGACATTCATCCGGACGAAAAGCTCGTGCTCCTGTCGATGGGAAAGAGCGGCGCTGGACTGGGGCCGCTCACGATCGGGCGCGAGCTCGTGGAAAACCCGCCCGGGGGACTTCGCCTGGTCGTGGTCGCGGTGTGTGGGCGCTCCGAACGAGCGCGCCTCGGGCTGGAAGGGCTGGCTGCCCGCGCGCCGGAGCATGTTCGAATTCGCGTGAAGGGGCTCGTCGGACCGGAGGAGCTCGCGGGCTACATGCAATTGGCAGCGGCCCCCGGAGAGACTCGAAGCGGCGTGGTCGTCACCAAGGCTGGCGGCGCCACGACGGCAGAGTGCGCAGCCACGGGCGCCTACATGCTGATGTTTCCTGGATTCCCTTGGGAGCGGTCCAACGAGGAATACGTTCTTCGGCAAGGCCTGGGAGAGCGGTGCGCGCTCGAGGACATTGGCAGCGCGCTCGGTCGTGTGCTCCGCGAACCGCCCTCGCCCGTCCGTCCTCCCATCGATTGGCGGAGCCACCTGCTCGCGTACCTCGATGAACGAGCTCGGGCTTGAGCTGTCTCACTTCGGAACGGGCGGAGCGCGAGAATTCATGGGAACGAACCCCGCCGGAATTCCGGTTTTTCCCTCTTGGGAGCGGCTCCGCTCTCTGGTAGGTTACGCCGATGGCAGTCAAGACCAGCGTTGACGGCAACCGGGTCACAATCGACGACTATATCTACACCGTGACGCCGGCTGGCCCCGGCCAGTATGCGGTGGCGGACGAGTTTGGCGGGAGGTTGGGCTACTTCACCGTGCGCGGCAGGGTCGTGACGCCGGACGACTACGGCGTCCAGGGCGCGCATCCGGTGCTGCAGATTGGCAAGCTCTGGGCCGCTGCCCACCTCTTCAAGCCCACCGAGAAAGCCGCCGCGCCGGCGACGAAGGGCCTGTGCCGGATCGCGACGCACGAGCGCGCCTCCGAGGCCGATCTGGAGAAGGCGCGAGCCTACCGGGCATGGATGAAGAAGCAGCCCGGCTGCAAAGCCAGCTACTTCGTCCTCGATCCGGCGACGGGCAAAGGGATGTCGATCAGCATCTGGGAGACGCGTGAGCACCTCAACGCGCTGAGGGAGATGAGGCCCCCCGAAGGCGCGACGCCGCTCCAGTCGACGAGCGTCGAGTCATTTCCCATCGTCGAAGAGCCGTGAGCATGCTCTTGCGCGGCTGCGGGCGCGTGAGCGCGGGCCATCAGGCGCTCAGCTCATCACCTCGCCGGTGTACATGAAGGGCACCGGCGACCGGCGACCGGCCGTGCTGTCCCAGAAGGCGCCGTTCGGCTTTTTCGCGAGGGCGTTCGGAGGATAGCTTCCATAGCCCTTCCCGGGCTTCGCCTCGTAATCTGCCGACGACAGGCCCATGCAGTTCATGAACGTCACCAGGAGGTTGTTCATCGGGATCCCGTGCCGGTCGTCATCATGGAGCTTTTCACTCGCCGGCTCCCGAAAGTCGATGTAGTGGCCCTGCTTCAGCTTGCCGCCTGCGCTGCCGGCGACCATCACAGGCATGCCTCTGGCGCTGTGCTCGCCTCCGATCACGACGCAGCCATACTGCATGGACCAGTAGACGAGCGAGTTGTCGAGCAATGTGCCCGAAGGCTCCTCCACCGCGTCGAGGATGCTCAGCAGCCTCGCCACGCGGTTTCCGGTGAGCTTCAGGTCGACGGCCAGCTCCGACGCGGTCTCACCCGAGACGGTCTTACCATAGATCTTGTGATGCTGTTCATGACGTGGGTAGGTGCCCATGGACATGCCGAGCGTGATGCTGACGACGCGCGTCAAGTCACAGGCCATGGCCGCTGCGAGGATTCGGTACTGATTGGTGATCACGGCCTCGATATCGACCTCGTCCTCCTGCATTGCAGGGGAACACGTGCCTGCCCCCTTCTGGATATCGGCGACGAGCGACATGTACGATTCTAGCTTCTGCTTGTCGGCAGCCGAGATGCGGCTGCTGTCGCGCACCTTCTTGTAATCGCCGTACACGGCCTGCAAGAGGGCCGTCTCGCGCGGATCGCCCTCGGCCACCGCACCGAAGCCCGAAGCGAAGGCATCGAAGAAGGCCTGGGTCGTCTTCACGGGTCGAACCATCTCGAGCTTCGAGCTCGTGGAGCGCCATGAGAACGAGCGGTTCTTGCTGTAATCGTCCGTGATGACCGGGTTGAGGACCACCGAGCGCCGCACGGCAGGCACCTCGGGCCCGTACATCTTTGCCGAGCTCGACAGCAGCATATCGATCGACTCCTGGCCGCTGGTCGGTGGCGCCTCGTCGTTGTCGAGGCCCGCCGCGTACGAGGAGGCGCAGGTGGGGAAGCAGTACTGATGGTTGAAGTTCTCGGCCAGCACGTCGATCCCGCGCAGCACCGAGAGCTTCTTCGTGAACGGCGTGAACGCGTCCCCGAGGATGGGCGAAATGGCGCCCGACAGCTCGCTCAGGCTCTTCACGTTGACGTTCGGCGCGACATTCTGGTTGGCCTTCAGTGCGCCGTAATAGAGCGAGGCGCTCGGACCGTAGGGGTTCAAGACCTGGATGTACCGAGGCGGTACGATCTCGGGCCCCGCGTACGCCTCCCGCGGCATCAACGAGCGCAGCGCGGGCAGCACCAGGGCCGCCCCCGCGCCGCACAGGAACAATCGTCGGCTCTTGGGGTTGTATTTCATGGCGTGCTCAGGGCTCCTGCTTCCAGAAAATGTCTTCGTTGGCGATGGTGGCGAGCAGCACGGACTGGAGCGTGCCGCTCTGACTCTGAGCCTCTTCCTCGCTGAGGAGGCAGCTGTCGTTGGGGAGGTCGACGGTGCTCGCGTGGTAGTACTCGAAGAGTCGACGCGAGATACAGGCCCGGGCTTTGCGGCTCTCGGACATGGCAAACGCGAGCTCCACCGAGTCGCTCAAGCTCTCCGGCCCCCCGGGCTCGAGCTCCGGGCTCTGCGCCGTGGTGTCGATGGGCCAGGTGGCTCCAGGCTCGCCCTGTTCGTTGAACACGGTCTCCACGCTCCGCGTCGCGCCGAGCTGATCGAACCCCTCGAAGGCGAACCCGATCCCGTTGACTCTCGCGTGGCAGACGATGCAAGCGGGGGCGTCGGTGAGCTTCGTCGTCTTGTCGCGGTTGCTCATGTTCTCGATATCGCCAACCTCGTTCTTGCGCTCCGCGACCGCCGCCGGATCCGGCATTCCCATCTCGTCGCAAAGGAATGCCTTACGCAGGCGCGCGCCGCGCACGATCGGGCTGGTGCGCCCGCCGGAGGACGTCAGCAGCGCGGGGCGGTGGAGCAGCCCTGGGTGCGACGGTGCGCTGGCGACCGGCTGTTCGCTCGAGACCACCTGCGCATCGAAGACGCGGGCCATCGCCTCGGACCGCGGGAAGGCCGCGCTCGAGCTCATCAGCTCGTTGAACGTGCCCCCTTCCGACCAGAAGACGTGATCGAAGAAGTCGAATGCCTCCTGCCTCATCTCGGCCCCGAGCCCCGAGGTGTCGGGGATGCCAATCTGCTCGCCCACCGCGGGCATCGGGTCGGGCACCGTGCCCAGGCGCGCGTAATAGCGGAAGAAATCGCGCACCTTGGCGTGCGACTTCTCCTCGGCGAGCAGCCGCTTCACGTGAGCTCTCACGCCCTCGAGGGACCGAAGCTCTCCGCTGCGCGCCGCCTTCATGAGCGCGTCGTCGGGCATGGTGTTCTGCGTGAGGTACGAGATGCGCGAGGCCACCTCGAAGTCGGTGAGGCGAATTCGACCGTTCTCGATCTCTGCGCCTTCCTCGACGTGGAACACCAGAGAGGGCGATTGCAGCAGTCGACGCAGCAGGTACGAGAGCCCCTCCGTATCCGCGCCGGCCTCGTGATAATGACCCAGGTACGTCTGCACCTCGGCAGGGCCGAGATCGCGGCGCCATACCTGGCCGCCGAACTGCTCCACGACCATCTCCACACAAGCGTCGGTGAGCGGGCTCGTGCCGGCGCAGCTCGGCAGGTGATCGGTTTTCCAGGCGGGGCTCGCCATCGCGAGCTCGACGGCGCGCTTCGACACCTGGAAAAGAGCGAGCGCCGTACCCACCGGCGGATTGTCCGTGAAGTCACCCGCGAGCACCATCTCGTCGACCGGCAGCCCGGATAATTTCGTCTGAATCTCGGCGTCTCCGATGATGGCCTCGCCCAGCAGCGCACCCAGGGTATTGACCAGCTCGGCGTGCGACAGTCGACGCATGTGGTCGAAGGTGACGCCGCGCGAGAGCTCCTGCTGCTCGGTGCAGGTGTACGTGAGTCGACCGAGCGTCCCGTCATTTTCCGAAGGATCGGGGCCGCCAATCGAACCCACGCAGCTCAGCGCCGTGCAGGCGAGGACGGCGACCCAACCGCCGGCACGAGCTACAGCCAGTTTTCTCATGCGTATCTCCCCGGGCAGTAGCAATGGACAACTCTGCTCCGCCCGTAACCAGTGACAAGCCATGCTCCGTGATCTCGGCGCGGCGACACGTTGCCAGGCAGCAATGCGCGAAGGGCAATGTCGACGGCGAGAGGACTGAGCACCTCAGTACGGGACGAGGCGCGCACCTGTCAATGCACGTGCTCTCCGGTGCGCGTCGCGTTCGGTATCACGAGCACCACGAATCTGCTGTGATCTTCGGGTGTTTCAGCGCGCCACGTGGAGGGCGTTCGGTTTCGGTCGGAGGGCAGTCGTGCGACGATCGGACGAGCGCGCGAGGAGCCGAAGCGCGACGGGAGCGGCCAGGGGTCGGCGGATGCGCATCGGCGCCGAGGGTATGTCGGTGTGTGTGGAATCAGGGAAGCGCACAGTCGAGCCGGATCTCGTAGCTTGCCACGTCGCTCACCTTGGTCGATCCCCAGCTCGACACGAACAGGATGCGCGAGAGGTCTGGGTTCGTGGTGGCCACCGGCTCGCCAAAGTACCCGACGTCGCCGTGGTGGACGTGCGCGAGCGAGAAGATCCTCGGACTGGGCTCGAGCGATACCGCAACGACTTTGTCATAAAACCATTGCGTCGCCGGGTTGCACGAAGTGGCTCCGTTGCCTTCCGTGCAACCGTAAAAGGAAGCGATGGCGTACCCTGGCCTGTTGCGTGCCGCGCCGCTGAAGTGCATGGCGGTCGACGAGCTGTTCGCTCCGTAGAGCTCGAACAGCGGCGTCTTCGCGCCGTCCGAGAGTCTGACCATCTGGACGAATCCGCTGTCCGGCCCGTCGTACGCGGAGTAGATCATCACCTCGCTGCCGTCTTTTGCGATCGCCATGTCGCTATGCTCGGTCCGATCGTGCACTTGCGTATACGAGCTGAAATCGAGCTTGTAGGCGCGGGTTCCGTTCGGTAGACCCCAGGAGGGGACGCAATAGTTGCCCAGGGGGCTCGTCGATATGTGGTCCGGGTTCTCGCTCACGGACATCGAACCCAGGATCTCGTCGGCCACGAAGTCGTACGAGATGAAGCCATCGGCGACGAAGTTGCTCCCCGGTTGGACCGTGTGACCGACCTCGAGGCACCAGATCTTCCCGTCATTCGATGGGCGCCCCTCCTGCTTCGTCCACATGCCCGTGGCGGCGGGAAAGATCGCTTTCACGCGCGCGGTGAGGTCGCGTATGACCTCGGTTTCGTCCGCGAGGACGTCGTATTGCTTGATGACGAGCTCACTGCCGTAGCCGCTCAGGTAATATAGCTTGTTGGGGTCCGTCGCGTCCCAGTTGGGCTCGGTCGGCTCTCCGGCCGGGATGGTGCGCAAGAAAGAGAGCGCGCCGTCCGGCGCCACGTCGTAAAGACGTCCCCAACCATTGGAGCTTATCATGTACGCCTTGCTGGAATCCGCATTGAATGCTTGCCGGCGTGAGTATTCATGACGAACCCACTCTGGAAAGTCGTGGTCGGTGACCTGCGATGCGTCGGTCGCACGCACGATGGTGAGCCCATAATGTTCGTCCTGGAAGGGGACGCCCAGCGCGGGCTTCGGTGTGCCTTCCGTGGGAATGGAGGTGTCTTTCCCTTCCACGAGTTGATCGCACGGCGGAGGACCGCCGCTGCTCGAGGTCGAACCACCGGAGGCCGATGATGACGACCCGTGCATGCTCGAACCGCCGCCTCCGCTCGACGTTCCATCATCGCCACCAGCACCGGCATCACCTGAACCACCACAGGCTGCAAGGTGAAGAAGGATTGGCACGAGAGAAGCGGACGCCATGCGTAGAGCGGTCGGGAGAGCGAGAGACAGCGCAGATCGGGCGTTCATGGAAGACTCCGTTGGAAAGTTAGGACGTTCATGGAAGACTCCGCTCGGCGAACAGCAGCGCTGCTGCAGAGTCGCGCGAAACGAGAGAGAACCGGGTCGCTGCATCCTCCGGGCGAGCCGGAGGGCCGTCATCGCTCGATGTCGGCGAGAAGGTATCGCAGGATCATGTCGCTGAGCTCGCGCTGGTACTCACCGCTCCTCACGCGATCACTATGCCCATGCGCCGCGCCCCACGACATGAGCGCGAGGGTCTCCGTCGCCATGAGCAGGCTCGCCCTCAGGTCCGGTCTGCGGAAGCGCGGGGCGATCACGGCCAGCGTTCGAGCCAGGAAATCCGCGGTCTTCTCGCACCGCTCGAACATCACCGTGCGCATGTCGGCGTCGTCCATCGAGATACCGTGCAGTTCGACGCGCTGGAGGATTCTCTCGACGGTGAAGCCGATCAGGTGCGACGCGACCGCCTCGACCGTGGCTGGGTCGATCGCGGCCGGGTCGATCTCGGTCAAGCGCCCGAGGAGCACCGCGTACTCCGCCTCCCACGCGCGTCGCTCCGCCTCGCGCAGGAGCGCCACGCGATCGGCGAAGTGGTGGTAGA includes:
- a CDS encoding DUF1552 domain-containing protein, with the translated sequence MKYNPKSRRLFLCGAGAALVLPALRSLMPREAYAGPEIVPPRYIQVLNPYGPSASLYYGALKANQNVAPNVNVKSLSELSGAISPILGDAFTPFTKKLSVLRGIDVLAENFNHQYCFPTCASSYAAGLDNDEAPPTSGQESIDMLLSSSAKMYGPEVPAVRRSVVLNPVITDDYSKNRSFSWRSTSSKLEMVRPVKTTQAFFDAFASGFGAVAEGDPRETALLQAVYGDYKKVRDSSRISAADKQKLESYMSLVADIQKGAGTCSPAMQEDEVDIEAVITNQYRILAAAMACDLTRVVSITLGMSMGTYPRHEQHHKIYGKTVSGETASELAVDLKLTGNRVARLLSILDAVEEPSGTLLDNSLVYWSMQYGCVVIGGEHSARGMPVMVAGSAGGKLKQGHYIDFREPASEKLHDDDRHGIPMNNLLVTFMNCMGLSSADYEAKPGKGYGSYPPNALAKKPNGAFWDSTAGRRSPVPFMYTGEVMS
- a CDS encoding protein adenylyltransferase SelO — translated: MEQKNEVTAPRVGWRFDNTYRRLPAELRAPGAPAKVRAPRAVVVNHALAQELGLDAERLAAEAAETLGGNALPEGAEPIAQAYAGHQFGHFTMLGDGRALLLGEHVTPAGKRVDVALKGSGRTQFSRRGDGRAALGPMLREYIVSEAMNALGVPTTRSLAVVATGEPVMRESMLPGAVLTRIAASHLRVGTFEYAAARRDPVLLRALADYAIDRHDAALAGSDEKYVAWLRAVIARQASLVAKWLLCGFIHGVMNTDNMALSGETIDYGPCAFMDTYDPATVFSSIDQQGRYAFGNQPRIAQWNLIRFAEAILPLLHDEEPRAVALAESALNEFPAAFEQNWLAGLRRKLGLFNAEDGDGALAEAFLSAMKERGADYTNTWRSLATDTPAIDDQEWLAKWRARLSRQSEPLEAAQALMRANSPAVIPRNHRVEEALAAASQGDDLSVMERLLAALSRPYDDVPEHAPYREPPPSDVSCGYRTFCGT
- a CDS encoding DUF1592 domain-containing protein, yielding MRKLAVARAGGWVAVLACTALSCVGSIGGPDPSENDGTLGRLTYTCTEQQELSRGVTFDHMRRLSHAELVNTLGALLGEAIIGDAEIQTKLSGLPVDEMVLAGDFTDNPPVGTALALFQVSKRAVELAMASPAWKTDHLPSCAGTSPLTDACVEMVVEQFGGQVWRRDLGPAEVQTYLGHYHEAGADTEGLSYLLRRLLQSPSLVFHVEEGAEIENGRIRLTDFEVASRISYLTQNTMPDDALMKAARSGELRSLEGVRAHVKRLLAEEKSHAKVRDFFRYYARLGTVPDPMPAVGEQIGIPDTSGLGAEMRQEAFDFFDHVFWSEGGTFNELMSSSAAFPRSEAMARVFDAQVVSSEQPVASAPSHPGLLHRPALLTSSGGRTSPIVRGARLRKAFLCDEMGMPDPAAVAERKNEVGDIENMSNRDKTTKLTDAPACIVCHARVNGIGFAFEGFDQLGATRSVETVFNEQGEPGATWPIDTTAQSPELEPGGPESLSDSVELAFAMSESRKARACISRRLFEYYHASTVDLPNDSCLLSEEEAQSQSGTLQSVLLATIANEDIFWKQEP
- a CDS encoding ATP-binding cassette domain-containing protein; this translates as MVATHIEIRGARENNLRDVSLRIPKHQITIFTGVSGSGKSSIVFDTIASEAQRQLFENFSMFVRNFLPRYPQPAADSIEGLSMAVIVDQKRLGGGSHSTVGTVTDINPLLRLLFSRIGKPHVGYSNVFSFNDPQGMCPECNGIGKKLGVKAEGFLDLSKSLSEGAVQVPVFAAWENNVYATCGLFDPKKKLSKFTKEEMDLLLHGTERKIKGNFNGAPMNLTWMGIITKFTKAYIKRDIKTLSERTQKAVEPYLTMGPCTLCKGKRLSQAALGCRIEGYNIADLTELEIEALVPVVRGLKSKEAAPIIASLAERLQSVVDIGLGYLSLERPTDTLSGGESQRVKMVKALGSSLVDVMYIFDEPSVGLHPRDVHRLGELLRKLRDKGNTILVVEHDPDVIAIADHIVDVGPHAGTKGGRVVFEGTYEQLLSAQTLTGEHLGKALPLKTAVRKPTGKLAITHAKANNLQDVSVDVPTGVLTVVTGVAGSGKSSLIFEAFVPAHPSAVVIDQSAIGTSSRSTPATYTGVMDDLRKELADANDVDAGLFSFNSKGACEACNGHGVIYTDLAFLDGVKTPCETCEGRRFKDEVLAYTLDGKSISDLLAMTVVEALAFLEGGKGKAAAKRGPMLRKLRALRDVGLEYLTLGQPLSTLSGGECQRIKLASELHKHGSIYVMDEPTTGLHMSDIAKLLGIIDRLVDEGNTVVVIEHNLDIIRNADWIIDLGPDGGTKGGQVIFEGTPAQLAKAKGTITGKYLRV